One Cohnella candidum genomic region harbors:
- a CDS encoding DUF1128 domain-containing protein: MDLSKPTQANVEYMIETIKTKLRMATGSAMQASSFDAGKYEDLKDIYDMVISKDRFSISEVEAIVSELGRLRS, translated from the coding sequence ATGGACTTATCGAAACCGACCCAAGCCAACGTGGAATATATGATCGAGACGATCAAAACGAAGCTTCGCATGGCCACCGGGTCCGCGATGCAGGCTTCAAGCTTCGACGCCGGCAAATACGAGGACCTCAAGGACATATACGATATGGTGATTTCCAAGGACCGTTTCAGCATCAGCGAAGTCGAGGCGATCGTCTCCGAGTTGGGACGGCTGCGGAGCTGA
- the yyaC gene encoding spore protease YyaC, with protein sequence MREVWPDRPIRVDGPGMAAFARQIAERHPLGEMTFLCIGTDRSSGDCLGPWVGTLLEEAGFPKVIGTLANPCDADRLPEVIPALPAAGKILTVDACLGRPESAGFYLVDAGPLTPARSVGKKFPPLGTYSVAGIVGAAGPKPYRALQTASVYRVMNMAREIADALVRGWLP encoded by the coding sequence ATGCGGGAGGTATGGCCGGATCGGCCGATCCGGGTGGACGGGCCGGGGATGGCGGCATTCGCGCGGCAGATCGCGGAGCGCCATCCGCTTGGAGAAATGACTTTTCTATGCATCGGTACGGACCGGTCGTCCGGCGATTGCTTGGGACCATGGGTCGGAACCTTGCTGGAAGAAGCAGGATTCCCGAAGGTCATCGGAACGCTGGCGAACCCCTGCGACGCGGATCGGCTGCCGGAAGTGATTCCGGCGCTCCCCGCGGCGGGTAAAATATTAACGGTGGACGCCTGCCTCGGACGTCCGGAATCGGCGGGCTTCTACCTGGTGGATGCGGGCCCGCTCACGCCGGCCCGGTCCGTCGGCAAGAAATTCCCTCCCCTCGGCACTTACAGCGTGGCCGGAATCGTGGGGGCGGCCGGGCCGAAGCCTTACCGGGCCTTGCAAACCGCGTCCGTATATCGCGTCATGAACATGGCGCGCGAAATCGCCGACGCCCTCGTCCGGGGCTGGCTGCCCTAA
- a CDS encoding alpha/beta fold hydrolase, with product MQNADSNMDYLPAFEHKGSGVPIVLLHGFCGSRRYWYDVLPVLSSHYHVIVPDLRGHGSSPVSEGTYTMERLADDTLALLDRLKIEKAFVFGHSLSGYSTLAFAEKYPERLLGFGLVHSTPLPDTEAGREGRLKAAAQIREEGVQAFVDGLIPKLFAPEHRTSMEQKVKAAKDMGYATSAEGAIGCALGMRDRPDRTDVLMRTDLPVLLLAGELDEVIPEERRFPVAHANITAVTLPGVGHMGMMEDPARFADEIAAFIEKSRGNEGA from the coding sequence ATGCAAAACGCGGATTCCAACATGGATTACCTGCCGGCATTCGAACACAAAGGGAGCGGCGTACCGATCGTGCTGCTGCATGGATTTTGCGGGAGCCGGCGCTATTGGTACGATGTCCTTCCCGTTCTCTCCTCGCATTATCACGTCATCGTGCCCGACTTGCGGGGCCACGGCTCCTCGCCGGTATCGGAAGGTACGTATACGATGGAGCGGCTGGCCGACGACACGCTGGCGCTGCTTGACCGGTTGAAAATCGAGAAAGCCTTCGTGTTCGGCCATTCTCTCAGCGGCTATTCCACGCTCGCTTTCGCGGAAAAGTATCCGGAGCGTCTTCTCGGCTTCGGTCTCGTTCATTCCACTCCGCTTCCGGATACCGAGGCGGGGCGGGAAGGGCGGTTGAAAGCGGCGGCTCAAATCCGCGAAGAAGGCGTCCAAGCTTTTGTCGACGGCCTCATTCCCAAGCTGTTCGCGCCGGAGCACCGTACCTCGATGGAACAGAAGGTGAAGGCGGCCAAAGATATGGGTTACGCTACGTCGGCGGAAGGCGCGATCGGCTGCGCGCTCGGCATGCGGGATCGGCCGGACCGCACGGACGTGCTCATGCGCACGGATCTTCCCGTGCTTTTGCTGGCCGGCGAGTTGGACGAGGTCATTCCGGAGGAACGCCGATTTCCGGTAGCACACGCCAACATTACCGCGGTCACGCTGCCGGGCGTCGGGCACATGGGCATGATGGAAGACCCGGCCCGGTTCGCGGATGAAATAGCGGCCTTTATCGAAAAGAGCAGGGGGAACGAGGGTGCATGA
- a CDS encoding DUF6483 family protein, with translation MHERDYLMRLIARAASALGAVMGLREQKKPDQAIQEINEFLARELRMRSRIAMGLSDQELLSMLTAGGVPNAESVAVIAAFLQEEAEVLTDLGRTEESVPRFAKALRLNLYLMRENGGFDGWNIEERIGRLLDSLAPYEWDEETARAVWPWLEASGKLSQAEDLLYEMRERFGIGREEGLAFYERLALLDEETLQAGGLSREEVEEGRRQWLAAAKENAG, from the coding sequence GTGCATGAACGGGACTACCTGATGCGTTTGATCGCGCGGGCGGCTTCGGCGCTCGGGGCGGTCATGGGCCTTCGGGAACAGAAAAAGCCGGATCAGGCGATCCAGGAAATCAACGAGTTTCTGGCCCGTGAGCTGCGCATGCGGAGCCGGATCGCGATGGGCCTATCCGATCAAGAACTGCTGTCGATGCTGACGGCGGGCGGCGTGCCGAATGCGGAATCGGTTGCGGTGATCGCCGCCTTCCTTCAGGAGGAGGCCGAGGTGCTGACGGATCTCGGCCGGACGGAAGAGAGCGTGCCGCGGTTCGCCAAGGCACTGCGTCTGAATCTGTACCTCATGCGGGAAAACGGCGGATTCGACGGCTGGAACATCGAGGAGAGAATCGGGCGTCTGCTCGATTCCCTCGCGCCGTACGAGTGGGACGAGGAAACCGCGCGCGCCGTTTGGCCGTGGCTCGAAGCTTCCGGCAAGCTGTCGCAGGCCGAGGACTTGCTGTACGAGATGCGCGAGCGGTTCGGCATCGGACGGGAAGAAGGGCTGGCCTTCTACGAAAGGCTGGCTCTTCTTGACGAAGAGACGCTGCAAGCGGGAGGATTGTCCCGCGAGGAAGTGGAAGAAGGCCGCCGGCAATGGCTGGCGGCCGCGAAGGAGAATGCGGGATGA
- a CDS encoding class I SAM-dependent methyltransferase, whose amino-acid sequence MKTGSQEGGWEQFLKMTVAEEHLLQATFSQPRRKDGQTARKVSVRPLRLKNEKFYQFERLQDNKAFHENVPESEAGGKLIETMSEYRQALVKTPDADVQLLANKKGAVTLLKGKPTGNPAKRETSHNRVKSYVIPDGEPVPFLVRLGVMTPEGRVVKAKYDKFRQINRFLEMIADVLPELPRGRPLTVVDFGCGKSYLTFALYYLLAVKEGLPVRIVGLDLKADVIRECSLLAQDLGWDNLNFSVGDIADYEGSSSVDMVVTLHACDTATDAALLKAVSWGASVILSVPCCQHELFRQISQPVLKPLLKHGILKERFAALVTDAIRANLLETAGYKTQMLEFIDLEHTPKNLLIRAVKGKQGDADDARREYEAFRDFLSVSPYMEREWPKDLPVAGR is encoded by the coding sequence ATGAAGACGGGTAGCCAAGAGGGCGGCTGGGAGCAATTCCTGAAGATGACCGTGGCGGAAGAGCATTTGCTGCAGGCGACGTTCAGCCAGCCCAGGCGCAAGGACGGACAGACGGCGCGCAAAGTGTCCGTGCGTCCGCTGCGTCTCAAAAACGAAAAGTTCTATCAGTTCGAGAGGCTGCAGGACAACAAGGCGTTCCACGAGAACGTGCCGGAAAGCGAGGCCGGCGGCAAGCTGATCGAGACGATGTCGGAATACCGGCAAGCGCTGGTGAAAACGCCGGACGCCGACGTGCAGCTGCTGGCGAACAAGAAGGGCGCGGTCACCCTCCTGAAGGGCAAGCCGACCGGGAATCCGGCGAAACGGGAGACCTCGCATAACCGGGTCAAATCCTACGTCATTCCCGACGGCGAGCCCGTGCCGTTCCTCGTCCGCCTCGGCGTCATGACGCCGGAGGGCCGCGTCGTCAAAGCGAAGTACGATAAGTTCCGGCAAATCAACCGGTTTCTCGAAATGATCGCCGACGTGCTGCCCGAGCTGCCGCGCGGCCGTCCCCTCACCGTCGTGGATTTCGGCTGCGGCAAGTCTTATTTGACGTTTGCCCTATACTATCTGCTCGCCGTTAAAGAGGGATTGCCCGTGCGCATCGTCGGGCTCGACCTGAAGGCGGACGTCATTCGGGAATGTTCCCTCCTGGCGCAGGACCTGGGGTGGGACAATCTGAACTTCTCCGTCGGGGACATCGCGGATTACGAGGGATCATCATCCGTAGACATGGTCGTGACGCTCCATGCGTGCGATACGGCGACGGATGCCGCGCTCTTGAAGGCCGTCTCTTGGGGCGCCTCGGTCATTTTGTCCGTTCCTTGCTGCCAGCACGAGCTGTTCCGGCAAATCTCCCAGCCCGTGCTGAAGCCCCTGCTGAAACACGGAATCCTGAAAGAGCGTTTCGCCGCGCTGGTGACGGACGCCATCCGGGCGAACCTGCTGGAGACGGCCGGCTACAAAACGCAGATGCTCGAATTCATCGATCTGGAGCATACGCCCAAAAACCTGCTGATCCGCGCGGTAAAAGGAAAGCAGGGGGATGCGGACGATGCCCGGCGGGAATACGAGGCTTTCCGCGATTTTCTCTCGGTTTCTCCTTATATGGAGAGGGAGTGGCCGAAAGACTTGCCGGTCGCGGGGCGATAG
- a CDS encoding histidine kinase N-terminal 7TM domain-containing diguanylate cyclase gives MALFWPDMLLFVSLLILFVCVLAFNRITQTHKVYLAFHFVMMLWPFGQFMVNTTGYLHFQEAYIKLAFTALSLLGPGWLVFVFFLTGRAALLTASKTLLYLLPSLLCAAGVLWNPGNIFMTPQDGSYLHHEYGPFFWLLVVVEFLYFIIALLIMFHALKSVHSLNQRKQLAIAVIGIFVLTGFSVLDLLINVLLAPWLPVIPGMMSLGILLSDCCFVVAIYRYGMFDILSMAQRDIFSHMTMGIIVVDENGKVLEVNRGAAPFVHTAKGDVFEMEKFLSPLHTQGEVNEFLYKYRNNPQERMQTEITLADNMTRHVTIQISPVLDDRKSLIGRVITFHDVTELRKLVDEMNRKNEALHERNLELVTIQEELFRVNQKLEQMAITDGLTGCYNRRYLMQQLEHEVLLNMRYRIPFSVFLFDIDHFKQINDRHGHLVGDEVIKSTAEIVRDKLRRTDILARYGGEEFTIYLPHTGREQAELLAERIMYAINHNEVAAGSENVKITISMGIVTEDGDDIRFEDPKEYLREVFARADSALYKAKNGGRNRVVLAH, from the coding sequence TTGGCACTTTTCTGGCCCGATATGCTCCTCTTTGTCTCCCTGCTCATCTTGTTCGTTTGCGTGCTTGCGTTCAACCGGATCACGCAAACGCACAAGGTGTATTTGGCTTTTCATTTCGTGATGATGCTTTGGCCGTTCGGCCAATTCATGGTCAACACGACGGGGTATCTCCATTTTCAGGAAGCCTATATTAAGCTCGCCTTTACCGCGCTGTCGCTGCTGGGTCCGGGCTGGCTCGTTTTCGTTTTCTTCCTGACCGGCCGAGCGGCGCTTTTGACCGCATCCAAAACACTGCTGTATCTGCTGCCTTCTCTGCTCTGCGCGGCGGGCGTCCTATGGAACCCGGGGAACATCTTCATGACGCCGCAAGACGGCTCCTATCTCCATCACGAGTACGGCCCGTTTTTCTGGCTGCTCGTGGTCGTGGAGTTCCTCTATTTCATCATCGCGCTTCTGATCATGTTCCACGCATTGAAATCCGTCCATTCGCTGAATCAGCGCAAGCAGCTCGCGATCGCCGTCATCGGCATTTTCGTATTGACCGGTTTCAGCGTGCTGGACCTGCTGATCAACGTGCTGCTGGCTCCCTGGCTGCCGGTCATTCCGGGGATGATGTCCCTCGGCATCCTGCTGTCGGATTGCTGCTTCGTCGTCGCCATCTACCGGTACGGCATGTTCGACATCCTCAGCATGGCCCAGCGGGATATCTTCTCGCACATGACCATGGGGATCATCGTCGTGGACGAAAACGGCAAAGTGCTGGAAGTGAACCGGGGCGCCGCTCCGTTCGTCCATACGGCCAAGGGCGACGTGTTCGAGATGGAGAAATTCCTGTCTCCGCTGCACACGCAGGGAGAAGTTAATGAATTTCTGTATAAATACCGAAATAATCCTCAAGAGCGCATGCAAACCGAAATTACGCTCGCCGACAACATGACCCGCCACGTGACCATCCAGATTTCCCCGGTGCTGGACGACCGCAAATCGCTGATCGGGCGCGTGATCACGTTTCACGACGTCACGGAGCTGCGCAAGCTGGTCGACGAGATGAACCGGAAGAACGAAGCGCTGCACGAAAGGAACCTCGAGCTGGTCACGATCCAGGAAGAGCTGTTCCGGGTCAACCAGAAGCTCGAGCAGATGGCCATTACCGACGGCCTGACCGGCTGTTACAACCGGCGGTACCTCATGCAGCAGCTGGAGCACGAAGTGCTGCTGAACATGCGTTACCGGATTCCGTTCTCCGTGTTTCTGTTCGATATCGACCATTTCAAGCAGATCAACGACCGCCACGGCCATCTGGTCGGGGACGAAGTCATCAAGAGCACCGCCGAAATCGTGCGGGACAAGCTCCGGAGAACCGATATTCTCGCCCGGTACGGAGGCGAGGAATTCACGATTTACCTGCCGCATACGGGACGGGAGCAGGCGGAGCTGCTGGCGGAACGGATCATGTACGCCATTAACCATAACGAAGTGGCGGCCGGCTCCGAGAACGTCAAGATCACCATCAGCATGGGCATCGTGACGGAGGACGGAGACGATATCCGCTTCGAAGATCCCAAGGAATATTTGCGGGAAGTGTTTGCCCGCGCGGACTCCGCGCTGTATAAAGCGAAAAACGGTGGAAGAAACCGGGTCGTACTGGCCCATTAA
- a CDS encoding GGDEF domain-containing protein translates to MRRLGLSLGIGLSIAFSAAVTAVHLAWGSGPDQAVTAAWIGLAFLAITVPLGCFFGVQYDKLRGWAERDTLTGACTRRFLQTGYPRLVAQADRRRKRMSVLLVDVNDFKAVNDTLGHAKGDELLRKLACGLMNASRHGEIVGRWGGDEFLLLCPYGDRSALEALNRAISEQIAGISAQWNRPLSVSVGTAVYPDDGRVLDELVQAADRGMYADKHRRKEVVQQRLKA, encoded by the coding sequence ATGAGACGTTTGGGACTATCGCTGGGGATCGGGTTGTCGATCGCGTTCAGCGCGGCCGTTACGGCCGTGCATCTCGCTTGGGGAAGCGGCCCGGATCAGGCGGTTACCGCGGCGTGGATCGGGCTTGCTTTCCTTGCGATCACGGTGCCTCTCGGTTGTTTTTTCGGCGTCCAATACGACAAGCTGAGAGGTTGGGCGGAGCGCGACACGCTGACCGGCGCCTGTACGCGCCGGTTCCTGCAGACCGGTTACCCGAGGCTCGTCGCGCAGGCGGACCGCAGACGCAAGCGGATGTCGGTGCTGCTCGTCGACGTGAACGATTTCAAGGCCGTCAACGACACGCTCGGACACGCGAAGGGCGACGAATTGCTCCGCAAACTCGCGTGCGGACTGATGAACGCATCCCGTCACGGCGAGATCGTGGGACGTTGGGGCGGCGACGAATTCCTGCTTCTATGCCCGTACGGCGACCGTTCGGCGCTCGAGGCGCTGAACCGGGCGATCTCGGAGCAGATCGCAGGCATTTCGGCGCAATGGAACCGGCCTTTGTCGGTATCGGTCGGAACGGCGGTCTACCCGGATGACGGAAGGGTGCTCGACGAGCTCGTGCAAGCGGCCGACCGAGGCATGTATGCCGACAAGCACCGTCGCAAGGAAGTTGTCCAGCAGCGGCTGAAAGCATAA
- a CDS encoding PilZ domain-containing protein, which produces MRNGWSSQAGLASANGDLLPLNVLLHCRTVVESQNFVTTGLMTHVEGELFEVELSEFESFELGEKVKLTIYTPAGIQTFPSTIFAKYEGAIALIQPPEVHKKFEEKREHPRVEVSGSVQLVDVLDKEGNPVEVTLRNISVSGIAFEAPDLPAFTKEATMKATVGLGFEFNCELEIVRRDRQEEGLMCGAKMKLLEPDMLRPLRALILRQQVERNVRTRKENENKKHTAVFKKA; this is translated from the coding sequence ATGAGAAACGGTTGGAGCTCGCAGGCCGGCCTGGCGAGCGCGAACGGGGATCTGCTTCCGCTGAATGTCCTGCTGCATTGCCGGACGGTGGTGGAATCGCAAAATTTCGTAACGACCGGCCTGATGACGCACGTCGAAGGCGAGTTGTTCGAGGTGGAGCTCAGCGAGTTCGAATCATTCGAGCTGGGCGAGAAAGTCAAACTGACGATTTACACGCCGGCGGGCATCCAGACGTTTCCGTCTACCATTTTCGCGAAATACGAAGGCGCGATCGCGCTCATCCAGCCTCCCGAGGTGCATAAGAAATTCGAGGAGAAGCGCGAGCATCCCCGCGTTGAAGTCAGCGGCAGCGTGCAGCTCGTCGACGTTTTGGATAAGGAAGGCAATCCGGTCGAAGTGACCCTGCGGAATATCAGCGTATCCGGCATCGCATTCGAGGCGCCGGACCTGCCGGCGTTTACGAAGGAAGCCACAATGAAAGCGACCGTCGGTCTCGGCTTCGAGTTCAATTGCGAGCTGGAAATCGTGAGAAGGGATCGCCAGGAAGAAGGCTTGATGTGCGGCGCGAAAATGAAGCTGCTGGAGCCCGATATGCTGCGTCCCCTGCGCGCGTTGATCCTTCGCCAGCAGGTGGAGCGGAACGTCCGCACCCGCAAAGAGAACGAGAACAAGAAGCATACCGCCGTTTTCAAAAAAGCTTGA
- a CDS encoding O-antigen ligase family protein codes for MRKFGHFAAAAVLAGLLGWSAWRFGLFYDDDAYSAELLVFAAVLAGLPWVVWGRKESLPAAALFPLGVAACYGITLLMGPASYSGTVDSMLRWTAFAGWLTLLSLWGKKPGHRGWGEAAIQAIGLFLLVGGWLGWFGWLSFPEIVLRFDDPELSATGVRLAGFLQYSNAYAAVLAFFLLRQWQGWAGAGKLRAIAASLSAIPYAGAIALTESRGAIAALLAGFVLALVFADGRRERGKLLLVACWTLLGGCAAAGGALRAVAAGGSWGWLTAGVLVAGAGALYGLWLWTSRRGKGEGWPTVILWAGVTVLALALGAAAYAWMGSMGNGSRLSGGEFGTAASRLLFYRDGWRMFLDSPWLGFGGDSWRSLFGYYQSQPYVGSEVHSGYLDMLLDTGLLGLAALAVMLVVWIRRVWKTRREALAPAAVLLLHAAVDFDFSYAWIWLLLLAWFALFSANAEAGRPDARRWRAAGGVAAALLLGASAWGLWAAWHGHAAARDLAAARRTATPAAREAKLRAALTANPALVRIRLALAPILLQAEERESVLAAGLRYEPQSAPLLLQLGLAEAELGIAAQAEVRLREALRLERFSREAHVAAIAEMARLSQALRFRGDAAGARTAAEAAVSFYERFAALAREVEAEPHPANGRGFAMAPSAQFNAAQAYADLGRIPKARGLLLGLISADSDGWRDEAEELLKKLDEGSASERVAESPG; via the coding sequence GTGAGAAAGTTCGGTCATTTCGCCGCTGCGGCGGTGTTGGCGGGATTGCTCGGGTGGTCGGCCTGGCGATTTGGGCTGTTTTACGACGATGACGCGTATTCGGCCGAGCTCCTCGTATTCGCCGCCGTGCTGGCGGGATTGCCATGGGTTGTGTGGGGCCGTAAGGAATCCTTGCCTGCCGCGGCTTTGTTTCCGCTGGGCGTGGCTGCTTGTTACGGCATCACCCTGCTGATGGGTCCCGCTTCCTACTCCGGAACGGTAGATTCGATGCTTCGGTGGACGGCGTTTGCCGGCTGGCTGACTTTGTTGTCCTTGTGGGGGAAGAAGCCCGGTCATCGGGGATGGGGAGAAGCGGCCATTCAGGCAATAGGTTTGTTCCTGCTCGTCGGAGGCTGGCTGGGTTGGTTCGGATGGCTGTCTTTTCCCGAGATCGTGCTCCGATTCGACGACCCCGAATTGTCCGCGACCGGCGTTCGTCTGGCCGGATTCCTGCAGTATTCTAACGCGTACGCCGCGGTTTTGGCTTTCTTCTTGCTGCGGCAATGGCAGGGATGGGCGGGGGCCGGCAAGCTGAGGGCGATCGCGGCGAGCTTGTCCGCCATTCCCTATGCGGGGGCGATCGCGTTAACCGAATCCAGGGGAGCGATTGCCGCTCTGCTGGCCGGATTCGTGCTGGCGCTGGTTTTCGCGGACGGGCGCAGGGAGAGGGGAAAACTGCTGCTCGTCGCGTGTTGGACGCTGCTTGGCGGCTGCGCGGCCGCGGGCGGTGCGCTTCGCGCCGTCGCCGCCGGCGGCTCTTGGGGCTGGTTGACGGCAGGTGTACTCGTTGCCGGAGCCGGCGCTCTGTATGGCTTGTGGCTGTGGACTTCACGGCGGGGAAAAGGGGAAGGCTGGCCGACAGTTATTCTGTGGGCGGGTGTGACGGTTTTGGCGTTGGCATTAGGTGCGGCTGCTTATGCGTGGATGGGGAGCATGGGGAACGGCAGCCGCCTGTCCGGCGGAGAGTTCGGCACCGCCGCTTCGCGCCTGCTCTTCTACCGGGACGGTTGGCGCATGTTCCTGGATTCGCCTTGGCTTGGCTTCGGAGGCGACAGCTGGCGATCTTTGTTCGGTTACTATCAATCCCAGCCTTACGTCGGCAGCGAAGTGCACAGCGGGTATCTCGATATGCTGCTGGATACGGGGTTGCTAGGGTTGGCCGCTCTCGCGGTAATGCTCGTCGTTTGGATTCGCCGGGTGTGGAAAACGCGGCGCGAGGCGCTGGCTCCCGCCGCGGTTCTTTTGCTGCATGCGGCCGTGGATTTCGATTTTTCCTACGCCTGGATCTGGCTGCTGCTGCTCGCGTGGTTTGCGCTGTTCTCCGCGAACGCGGAAGCCGGTCGGCCCGACGCACGCCGATGGCGGGCCGCCGGCGGAGTAGCCGCCGCGCTGCTGCTGGGCGCGTCGGCGTGGGGCCTGTGGGCGGCTTGGCATGGCCATGCCGCCGCCCGGGACTTGGCCGCCGCCCGGCGGACGGCGACCCCTGCCGCGCGCGAAGCGAAGCTGCGCGCGGCGCTTACGGCGAATCCGGCGCTTGTCCGGATTCGCTTGGCGCTCGCCCCGATCCTGCTGCAGGCGGAGGAGCGGGAGAGCGTGCTGGCGGCGGGACTGCGGTATGAACCGCAGTCCGCGCCGCTGCTCTTGCAGCTCGGCTTGGCGGAAGCCGAGCTGGGCATTGCCGCGCAAGCGGAGGTTCGCTTGCGCGAGGCGCTGCGGCTGGAGCGGTTCAGCCGCGAAGCACATGTCGCCGCGATCGCGGAGATGGCGCGGCTCTCGCAAGCGCTGCGCTTCCGCGGCGACGCAGCGGGCGCCCGCACGGCGGCGGAGGCGGCCGTCTCCTTCTACGAGCGGTTCGCCGCGCTCGCGCGGGAAGTGGAGGCGGAGCCGCATCCGGCCAACGGCCGGGGCTTCGCGATGGCGCCGTCCGCCCAGTTCAACGCCGCTCAAGCTTACGCGGACTTGGGCCGGATCCCCAAAGCGCGGGGGCTTCTGCTTGGCTTGATCTCCGCCGACTCGGACGGCTGGCGGGACGAAGCGGAGGAGCTGCTGAAGAAGCTGGACGAAGGATCAGCCTCCGAACGCGTCGCGGAAAGCCCGGGATAA
- a CDS encoding dehydrogenase: MKDGQEKHKTPLPTPRSIRRACDNELYRTLKRLKLFVPPEKVKEAVELYYRKVIGNLEWITLNHSNRKLLADWWDEAVCGEIATLWAVEPAKLSRAFRDAFGG; the protein is encoded by the coding sequence ATGAAAGACGGCCAAGAAAAACACAAAACTCCGCTCCCTACTCCCCGAAGCATCCGCCGTGCCTGCGACAACGAGCTCTACCGGACCCTTAAAAGGCTGAAACTCTTCGTGCCGCCCGAAAAGGTCAAAGAAGCGGTCGAACTGTATTACAGGAAAGTGATCGGCAACTTGGAATGGATCACGCTCAATCACAGCAACCGGAAGCTTCTCGCGGATTGGTGGGACGAAGCGGTCTGCGGTGAAATCGCAACGCTGTGGGCCGTGGAGCCCGCCAAGTTATCCCGGGCTTTCCGCGACGCGTTCGGAGGCTGA
- a CDS encoding cupredoxin domain-containing protein yields the protein MSKVVFIERRKMQLYAFLAVAVILAGAYVGWQQSKPAAATAPAASDQKQVFQLVTGEFKATSDNGKELESYRWDPGTVVVKKNQPVELRITGINGQSHPFVIEGLNISGEVHKGKTTTIRFTPTAAGIYPIVCQTHDVPQNGGPMVGYIVVQ from the coding sequence ATGAGTAAAGTCGTGTTTATCGAACGGAGAAAAATGCAGCTGTACGCCTTTTTGGCGGTTGCGGTCATTTTGGCCGGGGCGTACGTCGGCTGGCAACAATCCAAACCCGCGGCGGCCACCGCGCCCGCAGCCTCCGACCAGAAGCAAGTGTTCCAGCTCGTCACGGGTGAATTCAAAGCCACATCGGACAACGGCAAAGAACTCGAATCCTATCGCTGGGACCCGGGTACCGTCGTCGTGAAGAAAAACCAACCGGTCGAGCTCCGCATTACCGGCATCAACGGCCAATCGCATCCCTTCGTAATCGAAGGGCTCAATATCAGCGGCGAAGTCCATAAAGGCAAAACGACGACCATCCGGTTCACCCCGACGGCGGCCGGCATCTACCCGATCGTCTGCCAAACGCACGACGTGCCGCAAAACGGCGGCCCGATGGTCGGTTATATCGTCGTCCAATAA
- a CDS encoding DedA family protein: MSLVHDILAQALGWVESLGYWGIIIGLAIEVIPSEIVLGFGGYLVSQGHISFVGAVICGSIGAVLQQWLLYAIGKYGGRPFLLRYGKYLHIKEKHVDVAERWFDKYGPIIVFTARFVPVMRQVISIPAGMARMNFTVYTLLTLIASIPWSFLFVWLGWKLGDNWEQIGEEAAPYTKIIIPAAIALLVIYVVYAVWRSRNKKTA; encoded by the coding sequence ATAAGTTTGGTTCACGATATTTTGGCGCAGGCGCTGGGATGGGTGGAAAGCCTCGGTTATTGGGGCATTATCATCGGCTTGGCCATCGAGGTCATTCCGAGCGAAATCGTCTTGGGATTCGGCGGATACCTGGTATCCCAAGGCCACATCTCGTTCGTCGGGGCCGTTATTTGCGGGTCGATCGGCGCGGTGCTGCAGCAGTGGCTCCTGTACGCCATCGGCAAGTACGGCGGCAGGCCGTTTCTTCTCCGTTACGGCAAATACTTGCATATTAAAGAAAAGCATGTGGACGTCGCCGAACGCTGGTTCGACAAGTACGGGCCTATCATCGTGTTTACCGCTCGTTTCGTGCCGGTCATGCGGCAGGTCATTTCCATTCCGGCCGGGATGGCGCGCATGAATTTCACCGTTTACACCTTGCTTACGCTGATCGCCTCGATCCCGTGGTCGTTCCTGTTCGTCTGGCTGGGCTGGAAACTCGGCGACAACTGGGAGCAGATCGGCGAAGAAGCGGCTCCTTACACGAAAATCATTATCCCCGCGGCCATCGCGCTGCTCGTGATTTACGTAGTCTACGCCGTTTGGCGCAGCAGAAATAAGAAAACGGCTTGA
- a CDS encoding thioredoxin family protein, which translates to MSQQIGHKWGQGIAPLKFKEEMTKNKDAFASWYDKFEWPDAELQEFFESLNNRDDLRCLILAADWCGDVVRNVPVVLRATETAGIPTQILIMEEHLDLMDQHLTMGGRSIPVVFFTDTGGVILEKWGPRPSYIQEPMVAFKRDNPDREAPDYQEKLSAARQEIMRRYGEDAAYQTLVLQELRDVLAKV; encoded by the coding sequence ATGAGTCAACAAATCGGGCACAAGTGGGGTCAAGGCATCGCGCCGCTCAAGTTCAAAGAGGAAATGACCAAAAACAAAGACGCTTTCGCGTCGTGGTACGACAAGTTCGAGTGGCCGGACGCGGAGCTGCAAGAATTCTTCGAATCGCTCAACAATCGGGACGACCTGCGCTGCCTCATTTTGGCGGCGGACTGGTGCGGCGACGTCGTGCGCAACGTGCCGGTCGTGCTCCGCGCGACGGAGACGGCGGGCATTCCGACGCAAATCCTCATCATGGAAGAGCATCTGGATTTGATGGATCAACACTTGACGATGGGCGGACGTTCGATTCCGGTCGTGTTCTTCACCGATACAGGCGGCGTCATTCTCGAAAAATGGGGACCGCGCCCGAGTTACATTCAAGAGCCGATGGTGGCGTTCAAGCGGGATAACCCGGACCGCGAAGCGCCGGATTACCAAGAGAAGCTGTCGGCCGCGCGCCAGGAGATCATGCGCCGGTACGGCGAAGATGCCGCCTACCAGACGCTGGTGCTGCAAGAGCTGCGCGACGTGCTGGCGAAGGTGTAA